The genome window GATTTCGTAGACTCGACGAAAGACTTCCACATTTTTGATCACAGTGCCGTTGGGGAGTACAGCATGGATTCGCCCCATTGCCGTCTCAAAGTCTACCCCACCATTCGTTTCGGGAGTATAGTCATCGTCTGCAATGTCCACAAACGCCACTTTTCCTCTGCCTGCATCGCGTTTTCTCAAGAAATTAACTTCTCGCACACACAACGGACATTCACCGTCGTACAGCAATTTGATTTGCCATGATGGCTTTTCAGATGCAGACACAGTAGCGACTGCAACGGATTGGTGGGGTTGGGTGTTCGACGAGAGCATAGGCGGTTGCAGAATCAATTAGCGTTGGAACCGTTGTTAACAATCTCCCCAACAAGGAGATGGAGATTTTGCTAGGTTGCACTTTATTGCTAATTGTAACGAGTTGAGGATGCCATTCGGTACATAAGGCGTTGAGCGTGCGATCGAGGAGATATCCAACAGGCTCTTGCATTAAGAGCGATCGCAGAAGGGTTGCCTGCGAGCTCCCTGCATAAGTCTCTTTAGTGCGGGAGATATAAGTTCTTGGTAGCAATACCTCTCACTCTAAGGGATATAAAAGCAAGCATGACAATTATCAAACGAACTCCTACTCAACTGATTCTACAAAATCGAGACGCAATCTCATATAGTTTTCTTGCCCTAATTCCGTTATTCGCAGCTTTAGGATTCTTATTTAGCGCCTTTCAATAAAATTTCAGCTTTTCGAGTAGAACGGGGTGATAAATTATACGAAATTGTCTTAGTATTTAAAACCGGGGCATGTTTATGTTTAGTTACAGGTTATACCACCCGACGCCCTG of Microcoleus sp. AS-A8 contains these proteins:
- a CDS encoding DUF393 domain-containing protein; translated protein: MSASEKPSWQIKLLYDGECPLCVREVNFLRKRDAGRGKVAFVDIADDDYTPETNGGVDFETAMGRIHAVLPNGTVIKNVEVFRRVYEILGIGWIYAATKLPVIGWIVDTLYEIWADWRLSLTGRPDLATIMSDRQKRIECNTIGRCQLTDHDD